The sequence ATCGCATAGAGAATGGTTTGATTTTCCATGTTTGTTTTTGGTTGAAAATTGCTTGAAACCTTGGAACCGAAAGAGGCAAGAAGATGACACTCAGGCCTGCGGGAAAGCCTTTTGGTGCAGTCATGTGAATCCGCGGAATGCGGCGACGCTGTGGGTATGTAATATGATATGGTAAATCATAACAATCATTGAAATTACGATTTATTAAGGGGAGTTCAAAACACTACTTGTATGCCTTAAGCCCCTTTTTCCCCTTACACTCCTCGGCAGGAAGCACATTGAACATATATCCTGAAGCAGGGGCGCCGGATAGCCGGTTAACTTCTCAAAATCCGGTTCGGACTATTGAGATTTATAAAAAAAATGGCAACTTTAACTTTCCTGTTTTCAACGGGATGTTCTTTCTCAGGTTACTTGCTGGTAAAACATTTCTTCTAAAAGAATAACAGTACAACAACGCACAATGAAAAAACCTTTCAATGTCGTAAGGAAGGCGGGGGCCGTAATGGTTTCCGCTTCTCTCGGGGTCTTGTTGCACGCGCCAAAAGCGATGGCAAGCGAGGCCGATCTGGTATTGCCGGATTTACACTCGGTATCCTTTCTGGGTGGAATCCCCGGCGACTCTCTCCTGTTGTGGGGCCTTGCTATTTGTTTGTTCGGTATGGTTTTCGGTGCCATACAGTACATGGGTATCAGGAAGCTTCCTGTTCACAAAGCCATGCGCGAGATCAGCGAGTTGATCTATGAGACGTGCAAAACCTACCTGATTACCCAGGGCAAGTTCATTCTCATCCTCTGGGTGCTTATCGGCGCCATCATCGTTGCCTACTTCGGCTGGCTTCGCCAGATGCCGGTCGACAAGGTCGTTTTCATTCTTGTCTCCAGTCTTATCGGTATTCTCGGCAGTTACACGGTCGCCTGGTTCGGCATGAGGATCAACACCTTTGCCAACTCGAGGACTGCATTCGCAAGCCTCGGCGGGAAACCTTTTCCTACCTACGCCATTCCTCTCAGAGCCGGTATGAGTATCGGCATGCTGCTTATCAGCATCGAGCTTTTTGTGATGCTCTGCATTCTTCTGTTTGTTCGCCCCGATTACGCGGGTCCATGCTTCATCGGTTTCGCAATCGGCGAGTCTCTCGGCGCATCAGTGCTTCGTATTGCCGGAGGTATCTTTACCAAGATTGCCGATATCGGTTCCGATCTCATGAAGATCGTCTTCAAGATCAAGGAGGATGACGCTCGCAACCCCGGCGTTATTGCCGATTGTACCGGTGACAACGCCGGTGATTCGGTTGGACCTACAGCTGACGGTTTTGAAACCTACGGAGTAACCGGCGTAGCTCTTATCTCCTTTATCCTGCTGGCCATCAAAGCTCCTGAAGTGCAGATCATGCTGCTTGTCTGGATCTTCGCCATGCGTCTGGTCATGATTCTTGCGAGTGCTTTCTCCTATTGGGCAAATGCAGCATTAGCAAAAATGAAGTATGCCAACGCAGACGAGATGAACTTTGAAAAGCCGCTGATCACGCTGGTATGGCTTACCTCCATCGTTTCGATCGTGCTTACGTATATCGCTTCGTACTATCTGATCAGTACGCTGGGCGACGGTACCATGTGGTGGAAGCTCGCTTCGATCATTACCTGCGGCACGATTGCCGGTGCGCTTATTCCTGAACTGGTGAACCGCTTTACCTCGACCGAGTGCGCCCATGTCCGCAACGTTGTGCAGTGCTCCAAAGAGGGCGGTGCGGCTCTGAACATCCTCTCAGGACTTGTTGCCGGTAATTTCAGCGCTTACTGGATGGGTCTTGCCATTATCTCCCTTATGGGCGCGGCCTATGGCGTCAGTACGCTTGGCCTTGACGTGATGATGCTTGCTCCCTCCGTTTTTGCATTCGGTCTTGTCGCCTTCGGTTTCCTCAGTATGGGTCCGGTCACCATTGCCGTAGACTCATACGGTCCGGTTACCGATAACGCACAGTCGGTCTACGAACTTTCGCTGATCGAAACGCTTCCGAATATCAGGCAGAGCATCCAGAGCGAATTCGGCTTCCAGCCTGATTTCGATAATGCAAAGAGGTATCTCGAAGCTAACGACGGCGCGGGCAATACCTTCAAGGCTACCGCCAAACCGGTACTGATCGGTACAGCCGTGGTCGGATCGACGACCATGATTTTCTCGATCATCATGATTCTTACCAACGGTCTTGCCGATGCGGCAGCAATCGAGAAACTTTCCATTCTGTCGCCGCCTTTCCTGCTCGGTCTCCTGATGGGCGGAGCGGTGATCTACTGGTTTACCGGTGCATCCATCAATGCAGTGACAACCGGCGCGTACTATGCCGTTGAATTCATCAAGAAGAACATCAGGCTGGAAGGCGTCGAAAAAGCTTCAGTCGAGGACAGCAAGAAGGTTGTGGAGATTTGTACGAAGTTTGCTCAGAAAGGTATGGTCAATCTTTTCCTGACCATATTTTTCAGCACGCTTGCCTTTGCCTGTCTCGACTCCTTCTTTTTTATAGGATATCTGATCTCGATCGCGCTTTTTGGCCTCTATCAGGCGATTTTCATGGCAAATGCCGGCGGTGCCTGGGACAATGCGAAGAAAGTCGTCGAAACCGAACTGCACGCCAAAGGTACAGAATTGCATGATGCCTCTATTGTCGGCGATACGGTCGGCGATCCGTTCAAGGATACCTCCTCGGTCGCTCTGAACCCGATCATCAAGTTCACCACCCTGTTTGGTCTGCTTGCCATCGAGCTTGCCATCGAACTTGCGCCTCAGGTGGCAATGAGCCTTGCGGTTGTTTTCTTTGCGCTTTCGCTGCTTTTCGTGCACCGCTCCTTCTTTTCCATGAGAATCAAGGTGGACGAACACTAAGGAACAGGTTTTTCCGGTCGAGCCAAGGCCGGAGGGATGACATTGCGTGTAAGGGAGCCGCCACTCTGGGGCTCCCTTTTAAACCGGAAAACGTTAATTCCGTGAATCCGTCAAAAGTCACACGAAGTCAGGTCAGGAAGCTGACCGATCTGCCGAATATCGGCAAAGCCGTCGCCAGGGATCTGAATCTGATCGGTATTTCCATGCCGGAACAGATTGCCGGGCGTTGTCCTCTGGAGATGTACCGTGATCTCTGCGAGATGACGGATATCATCCAGGATCCCTGCGTGATCGATGTATTCATGTCCGTGACGAGCTTCATGTCCGGTAACGACGCGCAGCCGTGGTGGCATTTTACCGCAGAGCGCAAGCGCCTGCTCGCCGGAGCGTCAAGGCATAGACGTGCCCGAACGGAAGACGCATGATCGTCAGCGCAAGCCGGAGAACGGATATTCCGGCCTTTTACGGCCAGTGGATGCTGAACCGTCTCAAAGCCGGCGAGGTGCTGGTACGCAATCCCATGCAGTCGAAACAGGTGAGCCGAATTATCCTTCTGCCGGAACATGTCGATGCTCTGGTGTTCTGGACCAAAAATCCGGAACCATTTCTTGCCCTGCTTCCGGAGATTGACGCCATGGGTTACTCCTCTTATTTTCTTTTTACCCTCACGCCCTACGACTTTCGCCTGGAACCTGGTGTGCCCCGGAGAGAGGCGCGTATCGAGGTTTTTCGAAAACTCTCTTCTCTTGCCGGCAGGGGACGGGTTGTCTGGCGTTATGATCCGGTGATCCTGACCGAAACCATGAACGCGGCATGGCATGCCTCTTCATTTGCGCTTCTTGCGGAGGCACTTGAAGGTTATACGGAACGCTGCATTATCAGTTTCCTGGACGATTACCGCAAAATCAGAAACCGAATGCGGGATATCGGCTATTTCATTCCCGGTGTCGATGAAATGGAGGAGCTTGCCGTAAGGTTTTCCGGAACGGCAGGCAAGCATGGTATTGGCCTCTATACCTGCGGCCACGATATTGATCTGTCGCATTGCGGCATCATGCACAGCCACTGCGTCGATAATGAACTGATCGGGCGCATATGCGGTCGCAAGCTGATCGGAATAAGGAAAGATCGGGGACAGCGAAAAGCGTGCGGATGTGCCGAAAGCCGGGATATCGGCAGCTATGACACCTGCATGCACGGCTGTCGTTACTGTTATGCGGTATCGAATCGTGCCGCGTCAAGAAATGCTGCGCTCTATGATCCGCTTTCTCCGATGCTTTGCGATTCGATTCGGGACGACGACCTTGTCGCATGCGTTCCGGTTCAAAAAAGGGTTGCAGCGGATCTTTTTCTGCTGTAATCCTTTTTTGAACCGGAACGTTTTGATTTTGCCTGCATCAGCGCCGATTATTGCTATAAAATGGATAAATGATGCAAGTATTTCTGAGTATTCTGTTTGTAATAATTTGCGATCATGCGTATATATAACGTGTGAATGCCTGAAAAAAACCGGTTTTACATTTCTGAATAGCATCGCTTTTTACGGTGCAACTACCTGGGTATGATGAAGTTTCAGGCAGAATGTGACGATATACACTCTGTGAATAGTTGTTATGAAAATAAAACAGGACAGAACGGTCTATGTCCGTGAAGATGGCTTGTGGGTAAATCAGTTGAACATGGATCCATGGACGGCAACGCATCATGCAACACAAAACGATGCGCTTTTTGCAGCAAGAGAAATGCTCAAAACTGATGGAGGTGGAGAATTGACGCTGCTTTCTGCCGATGGAGCCGTAGAGTTTCAGGAGATGGTTTGTCCCTGATCAGAACATTATTTCATAAATACTTGCGAGTTACCTTAGATATGACCGAATTACCGCAACTACCTCTTCCACATCCTTATTTCTTTGTGCCTCGCTGAGTTCTCCGGAAACGAGGTGATCACGGATATGACCTTCAAGTACCTCGATCATCAATCCTGAAACCGCTCCTCTGATTGCTGCGATCTGCTGCAGGATGCCGGAGCACTCAACACCTGCTTCCAGCGCTTTTTCCAGCGCTTCGGTCTGACCCTTGATCCTGCGGATTCTGGTCAGCAGTTTTTTTTTGTCCTTTTTGGTATGCGGCATTGTTTTCGTCTGATGAATGAACTATACTGGAGTATAGTATAAAAAATATCTTTCTTCTGAAAGTTTTTTGCCGTGATATGCAGCATAATCATCTTTTTCATGAAGGAAATCCGGGAGGAGAGAGAAACACCCGTCTTGCAGTTCTTCTGACGCTTGCCGCAATGGTCGCAGAGATTGGCGGAGGCTGGGTGTTCAATTCCATGGCCCTGCTCGCCGATGGCTGGCACATGAGTTCCCATGTTCTCGCTCTCGGCCTGTCCATAGCGGCGTACAGGGCGGCAAGATACTTTGCCCGGGATGTTCGGTTTGCGTTCGGTACCTGGAAAGTCGAGGTGCTGGCCGGTTATACCAGTGCCATTTTTCTGGTTTTCATTGCCGTTATCATGTTTTACGAGTCTCTCATGCGCCTGTTTACCCCTGTGCCGGTGCAGTACGAGCAGGCTATTTTCGTGGCGTTAGCCGGTCTTGCCGTCAATCTTGCATGCGCATGGCTTTTACAAGGCGATCACTCGCACTCGCATCCTCATACCGTGAAGCATCATAGACATGAGCGGCGCCATACTGACATGAACCTGCGTTCTGCCTATATTCATGTGCTTACCGACGCGGTTACCTCGGTGTTTGCTCTTGTCGCTTTGTTCGGCGGGAAATACTGGCAGCTGAAGCAGCTCGATCCGTTGATGGGCATTGCCGGTTCGGCAGTTGTGGCCGTTTGGGCTTACGGTCTTTTGCGCGACAGCGCCAGAGTGCTGCTTGACGCAGAGATGGATGCTCCGATAGTGGAGGAAGTCCGGTCGGTGATTGCTGCGGATGGTACAGGTGCCGAGATCACCGATCTGCACGTCTGGCGTGTGGGCGGGGGGAACTATGCATGCATTCTCTCACTTGCCGTTGATAATGAGGTTGACCCCGAATATTACAA comes from Chlorobium limicola DSM 245 and encodes:
- a CDS encoding sodium-translocating pyrophosphatase yields the protein MKKPFNVVRKAGAVMVSASLGVLLHAPKAMASEADLVLPDLHSVSFLGGIPGDSLLLWGLAICLFGMVFGAIQYMGIRKLPVHKAMREISELIYETCKTYLITQGKFILILWVLIGAIIVAYFGWLRQMPVDKVVFILVSSLIGILGSYTVAWFGMRINTFANSRTAFASLGGKPFPTYAIPLRAGMSIGMLLISIELFVMLCILLFVRPDYAGPCFIGFAIGESLGASVLRIAGGIFTKIADIGSDLMKIVFKIKEDDARNPGVIADCTGDNAGDSVGPTADGFETYGVTGVALISFILLAIKAPEVQIMLLVWIFAMRLVMILASAFSYWANAALAKMKYANADEMNFEKPLITLVWLTSIVSIVLTYIASYYLISTLGDGTMWWKLASIITCGTIAGALIPELVNRFTSTECAHVRNVVQCSKEGGAALNILSGLVAGNFSAYWMGLAIISLMGAAYGVSTLGLDVMMLAPSVFAFGLVAFGFLSMGPVTIAVDSYGPVTDNAQSVYELSLIETLPNIRQSIQSEFGFQPDFDNAKRYLEANDGAGNTFKATAKPVLIGTAVVGSTTMIFSIIMILTNGLADAAAIEKLSILSPPFLLGLLMGGAVIYWFTGASINAVTTGAYYAVEFIKKNIRLEGVEKASVEDSKKVVEICTKFAQKGMVNLFLTIFFSTLAFACLDSFFFIGYLISIALFGLYQAIFMANAGGAWDNAKKVVETELHAKGTELHDASIVGDTVGDPFKDTSSVALNPIIKFTTLFGLLAIELAIELAPQVAMSLAVVFFALSLLFVHRSFFSMRIKVDEH
- a CDS encoding helix-hairpin-helix domain-containing protein, with translation MNPSKVTRSQVRKLTDLPNIGKAVARDLNLIGISMPEQIAGRCPLEMYRDLCEMTDIIQDPCVIDVFMSVTSFMSGNDAQPWWHFTAERKRLLAGASRHRRARTEDA
- a CDS encoding DUF1848 domain-containing protein; its protein translation is MIVSASRRTDIPAFYGQWMLNRLKAGEVLVRNPMQSKQVSRIILLPEHVDALVFWTKNPEPFLALLPEIDAMGYSSYFLFTLTPYDFRLEPGVPRREARIEVFRKLSSLAGRGRVVWRYDPVILTETMNAAWHASSFALLAEALEGYTERCIISFLDDYRKIRNRMRDIGYFIPGVDEMEELAVRFSGTAGKHGIGLYTCGHDIDLSHCGIMHSHCVDNELIGRICGRKLIGIRKDRGQRKACGCAESRDIGSYDTCMHGCRYCYAVSNRAASRNAALYDPLSPMLCDSIRDDDLVACVPVQKRVAADLFLL
- a CDS encoding DUF2188 domain-containing protein, with translation MKIKQDRTVYVREDGLWVNQLNMDPWTATHHATQNDALFAAREMLKTDGGGELTLLSADGAVEFQEMVCP
- a CDS encoding metal/formaldehyde-sensitive transcriptional repressor, with amino-acid sequence MPHTKKDKKKLLTRIRRIKGQTEALEKALEAGVECSGILQQIAAIRGAVSGLMIEVLEGHIRDHLVSGELSEAQRNKDVEEVVAVIRSYLR
- the dmeF gene encoding CDF family Co(II)/Ni(II) efflux transporter DmeF; amino-acid sequence: MQHNHLFHEGNPGGERNTRLAVLLTLAAMVAEIGGGWVFNSMALLADGWHMSSHVLALGLSIAAYRAARYFARDVRFAFGTWKVEVLAGYTSAIFLVFIAVIMFYESLMRLFTPVPVQYEQAIFVALAGLAVNLACAWLLQGDHSHSHPHTVKHHRHERRHTDMNLRSAYIHVLTDAVTSVFALVALFGGKYWQLKQLDPLMGIAGSAVVAVWAYGLLRDSARVLLDAEMDAPIVEEVRSVIAADGTGAEITDLHVWRVGGGNYACILSLAVDNEVDPEYYKRILAVHEELVHITVEVNRKAKRADR